Proteins from a genomic interval of Yoonia sp. GPGPB17:
- a CDS encoding NUDIX domain-containing protein yields MDLFVYGTLRSPALMAAVSGGAPQIGIPAQLDGYGVFPVEGNVVPFIAKQPHSVAEGVIYTDVTATQIDRLNLYEGAFGYRMVSVTVRTQAGPCDVSCYLPPDDIAAGDGTWSLKDWEKHHLAPAILAATELFARDPLPSSVALRKMWPMIEARAWAKHRATTGPATSRYAPAANDFDIKCAHAPRGNFFLFQTVDLVHRRFDGSMSEELTREAFYGIDAAIVLPYDAGRDRVLLVEQARVGPRLRHDPNPWMLEPVAGIIDARETPEGAARRECEEEAGLHVKELVPAGSFYVSPGATTDYFYTYVGLCDLPQQQAYGGGLEQEAEDLRLHPMSFDAALDLADSGEISTGPALFLLHWLLRHRDRLRMRA; encoded by the coding sequence ATGGATCTTTTTGTTTATGGGACGTTGCGCTCGCCCGCTTTGATGGCCGCCGTTTCAGGTGGTGCACCACAGATCGGCATTCCAGCCCAACTTGACGGATACGGTGTTTTTCCAGTCGAAGGCAATGTGGTGCCGTTCATTGCCAAACAGCCGCATTCCGTTGCCGAAGGTGTCATTTACACGGATGTAACCGCCACACAGATAGATCGCCTGAACCTCTATGAAGGCGCGTTTGGTTATCGCATGGTCTCGGTCACCGTGCGAACGCAGGCTGGTCCCTGTGATGTCTCTTGTTATCTGCCGCCTGATGATATCGCGGCAGGGGATGGAACATGGTCATTGAAGGATTGGGAAAAGCACCATCTTGCACCGGCCATCTTGGCGGCGACTGAGCTCTTTGCCCGCGATCCACTCCCCTCGTCAGTTGCACTGCGCAAGATGTGGCCGATGATCGAAGCGCGGGCATGGGCGAAGCATCGTGCGACGACCGGCCCTGCGACATCGCGGTATGCTCCGGCGGCCAACGACTTTGACATCAAATGCGCGCATGCGCCACGCGGAAACTTCTTTTTGTTTCAGACCGTTGATCTGGTTCACCGCCGATTTGACGGCAGCATGAGCGAAGAGCTGACACGCGAGGCGTTTTACGGCATCGATGCCGCAATAGTTTTGCCCTATGATGCGGGCAGAGATCGTGTGTTGCTGGTCGAACAGGCGCGCGTCGGGCCGAGGCTGCGGCATGATCCGAACCCGTGGATGCTGGAGCCTGTTGCGGGCATTATTGATGCACGCGAAACGCCCGAAGGTGCCGCCCGGCGCGAATGCGAAGAAGAGGCGGGTCTTCACGTGAAAGAACTGGTTCCAGCGGGTTCATTTTATGTGTCTCCGGGGGCGACGACTGATTACTTCTACACCTATGTCGGGCTATGCGATCTGCCACAGCAGCAGGCCTATGGCGGTGGGCTTGAACAAGAGGCAGAGGATCTGCGCCTGCATCCGATGTCTTTTGACGCCGCTTTGGATCTGGCTGACAGCGGCGAAATCTCCACTGGTCCGGCACTTTTCCTGCTGCATTGGTTGTTACGCCATAGGGACCGTCTGCGTATGCGGGCCTGA
- a CDS encoding cysteine synthase A codes for MTIRTDLADAVGNTPLIKLRAASEATGCTILGKAEFLNPGQSVKDRAALFMIKDAIARGTLRPGGTIVEGTAGNTGIGLALVGASMGFKTVIVIPETQSQEKKDMIRVAGAQLVEVPAVPYANPNNYVKYSGRLAAALNEIEPNGAIWANQFDNTANRQAHIETTGPEIWDQTDGKVDGFTCACGSGGTLAGVGQVLQPKGVKVGISDPDGSGLYKLYTDQVPPASNSITEGIGQGRITANLEGFTPDFAYKIPDAEALPIVFDLLQHEGLCMGGSTGINIAGAIRLARDMGPGHTIVTILCDYGTRYQSKIFNPTFLRDKGLPVPVWMEAEVDVPEVFEDV; via the coding sequence ATGACCATTAGAACCGATCTTGCAGATGCCGTTGGGAACACGCCCCTGATCAAACTGCGTGCCGCGTCCGAGGCGACGGGATGCACCATTCTGGGCAAGGCCGAGTTCCTGAATCCCGGCCAATCGGTCAAGGATCGCGCAGCGCTCTTCATGATCAAAGACGCGATTGCGCGTGGCACGCTTAGACCGGGTGGCACGATTGTTGAAGGCACAGCGGGCAACACAGGGATTGGCCTGGCGCTTGTTGGGGCGTCTATGGGGTTCAAGACGGTGATTGTGATCCCCGAAACCCAAAGTCAGGAAAAGAAGGACATGATCCGTGTGGCGGGCGCCCAATTGGTTGAGGTTCCAGCGGTGCCTTACGCCAACCCGAACAACTATGTGAAGTATTCCGGGCGTCTGGCTGCGGCCCTCAATGAAATCGAACCGAATGGTGCAATCTGGGCGAACCAGTTTGACAACACTGCGAACCGACAGGCCCATATCGAAACCACGGGCCCCGAGATTTGGGACCAAACAGACGGAAAAGTCGATGGCTTCACCTGCGCTTGCGGATCTGGGGGTACGCTGGCGGGTGTTGGTCAGGTGCTGCAGCCAAAGGGCGTCAAAGTCGGTATCTCCGATCCTGATGGGTCAGGTCTGTACAAGCTTTACACTGATCAGGTGCCACCAGCTAGCAACTCCATCACCGAAGGGATCGGGCAGGGCCGGATTACGGCCAATCTCGAAGGCTTTACCCCTGATTTTGCGTATAAGATCCCGGATGCAGAGGCGTTACCCATCGTTTTTGATCTTCTGCAGCATGAGGGTCTCTGCATGGGGGGCTCGACAGGCATCAACATCGCGGGTGCAATACGTCTGGCCCGTGATATGGGCCCCGGACATACCATTGTGACGATCCTGTGTGACTATGGCACCCGGTACCAATCGAAGATTTTTAATCCAACCTTCCTGCGCGACAAAGGCTTGCCCGTGCCCGTGTGGATGGAAGCCGAGGTCGACGTACCAGAGGTGTTCGAAGACGTATGA
- a CDS encoding TrgA family protein: MPTAGRLAGAIIFGLFGWYIAGLTIPFFPESNAPDFWLPVVSAISLVVGWRVCGSRAGRGYNPATGVGLTCGFAIAFCAIFALSLNQMISNALRNRYNDGTMEAVIDVFNQMIEFSVMFYDVTLIATLFIGGVVCAWVTEYFGQRFP, translated from the coding sequence ATGCCCACAGCCGGACGTCTTGCAGGTGCAATTATTTTTGGTTTGTTCGGGTGGTATATTGCCGGGCTGACAATTCCATTCTTTCCAGAATCGAACGCCCCGGATTTCTGGCTTCCTGTGGTCAGTGCGATTTCTCTGGTTGTCGGGTGGCGTGTTTGTGGGAGCCGTGCAGGACGGGGTTATAACCCGGCGACTGGTGTCGGGCTGACCTGCGGCTTTGCCATTGCGTTTTGCGCGATTTTTGCGTTATCGCTCAACCAGATGATCAGCAATGCGCTACGCAACCGCTACAATGATGGCACGATGGAAGCGGTAATTGATGTGTTCAACCAAATGATCGAGTTTTCGGTCATGTTTTACGATGTCACGTTGATTGCGACCTTGTTCATCGGTGGTGTGGTTTGCGCCTGGGTGACTGAATACTTTGGTCAGCGCTTTCCCTAA